A region from the Desulfoglaeba alkanexedens ALDC genome encodes:
- the hisF gene encoding imidazole glycerol phosphate synthase subunit HisF, with protein MVTVLDYGAGNVRSVVNAIRSLGRDVRFVERPEDILQAERLVFPGVGAFGEMMRVLRHRGYVEPLVAYLNADRPFLGICLGLQALFQGSEEAPGEDGLGFLPGIVRRFRVDLAVPHIGWNGFRARKPSGLFHGLEGNERVYFVHSYYVDPEDPSVVLAVTDYSVAFVSAVQQGRVAAVQFHPEKSGPVGLKILENFLDGKAAPVLPPVVEPKTEPAKRIIACLDVRANDQGDLVVTKGDRYDVREQGHVRNLGKPVDLARRYYEEGADEITFLNITGFRDFPLKDLPMLEVLRRTSEKVFVPLTIGGGIRDYTDKDGTRYGALQVASEYFRSGADKVSIGSDAVAIVEEVLKAGGPTGRSAIEEISRVYGSQAVVVSIDPRRVYAASPGAVPHPVIETDTPGPNGERFCWYQCTVKGGREGRDVDAVTLARVCEDLGAGEILLNCIDRDGTNLGFDLELIRAVREAVTIPVIASSGAGCADHFLEVFTKTRAEAALAAGIFHRREVGIGEVKAFLHGKVPVRWIAP; from the coding sequence ATGGTGACGGTGCTCGACTATGGTGCGGGAAACGTTCGCAGCGTGGTGAACGCCATTCGGAGTCTCGGCCGGGATGTTCGCTTCGTGGAGCGCCCGGAGGACATCCTGCAGGCGGAAAGGCTTGTCTTTCCCGGCGTGGGGGCCTTCGGGGAGATGATGCGGGTGCTGAGGCATCGCGGCTACGTGGAACCCCTCGTGGCCTATCTCAATGCCGATCGGCCGTTTCTGGGAATCTGCCTGGGCCTGCAGGCCCTCTTCCAGGGAAGTGAAGAAGCACCGGGCGAAGACGGCTTGGGATTCCTGCCGGGGATCGTTCGACGGTTCCGGGTGGATCTCGCCGTGCCTCATATCGGCTGGAACGGCTTTAGGGCGAGGAAACCGTCCGGCCTCTTTCACGGCCTCGAGGGGAACGAAAGGGTCTACTTCGTCCACTCTTACTACGTGGATCCGGAGGATCCGTCCGTCGTGCTGGCCGTCACCGACTACAGCGTGGCATTTGTGAGCGCCGTCCAGCAAGGCCGGGTTGCGGCCGTCCAGTTTCATCCGGAAAAGAGCGGTCCCGTGGGGCTGAAGATCCTGGAAAATTTCCTGGATGGGAAGGCCGCCCCGGTGCTGCCGCCGGTGGTGGAACCCAAGACCGAGCCGGCCAAACGGATCATCGCCTGCCTGGACGTACGGGCCAACGACCAGGGGGATCTGGTGGTCACGAAGGGCGACCGGTACGACGTGCGTGAACAGGGCCACGTGCGCAACCTGGGAAAGCCCGTGGATCTGGCCCGCCGCTACTACGAAGAAGGCGCCGACGAAATCACCTTTCTCAATATCACCGGCTTTCGCGACTTCCCCTTGAAGGACCTGCCCATGCTGGAGGTCCTTCGGAGGACGTCGGAAAAGGTCTTCGTGCCGCTCACCATCGGCGGGGGCATTCGCGACTACACCGATAAGGACGGCACCCGCTACGGGGCTCTCCAGGTGGCTTCTGAATACTTCCGGTCGGGAGCCGACAAGGTGTCCATCGGAAGCGACGCCGTGGCCATCGTGGAAGAGGTCCTGAAGGCGGGCGGCCCCACGGGGCGGAGCGCTATCGAGGAGATCTCCCGGGTGTACGGCAGCCAGGCCGTGGTCGTCTCCATCGATCCGCGGCGGGTGTACGCGGCCTCGCCCGGCGCGGTGCCTCACCCCGTGATCGAAACCGACACGCCCGGCCCCAACGGGGAACGCTTCTGCTGGTACCAGTGTACGGTAAAGGGCGGCCGTGAGGGGCGGGACGTGGACGCCGTGACCTTGGCCCGCGTATGCGAGGACTTGGGAGCGGGAGAAATTCTCCTCAACTGCATCGACCGGGACGGAACCAACCTGGGCTTCGACCTGGAGCTTATCCGCGCCGTGCGGGAGGCCGTCACCATCCCGGTGATCGCCTCAAGCGGGGCGGGCTGCGCCGACCACTTCCTGGAGGTTTTCACCAAAACGCGGGCTGAAGCTGCACTGGCCGCCGGGATCTTCCACCGCCGCGAGGTGGGCATCGGGGAAGTGAAGGCGTTTTTGCACGGGAAGGTTCCGGTTCGGTGGATCGCTCCATAG